In the Bacillus sp. HSf4 genome, TCAGCCGCCTGAAGGCATCGGCTCCATGTCTGTGATCGGCTCTGATGAAGTCGGAACAGGCGATTATTTCGGTCCGATGACAGTCGCGTGCGTATACGCCGATAAAGCAAAGCTTCCTCTTTTAAAAGAGCTGGGCGTCAAAGATTCAAAGCATTTAAAGGACCCGCAGATCATCCAAATCGCACGCGATTTAATCAAGACGGTCCCCTACAGCCTGCTCGTTTTAAGAAATGAAAAATACAATGAGATGCAGCAAAAAGGCATGAGCCAGGGAAAAATGAAAGCCCTCCTGCACAACCAGGCGATCACGAATCTGCTCAAAAAAATGGACGGCATACGCCCAGAGGCCATTTTGATCGACCAGTTCGCCGAGCCGGCCGTCTATTTTAAACACTTGGCAGGCAAGACCGCCATCAAAGAACGCACATATTTCAGCACAAAAGCGGAAGGCATCCACCTCTCCGTCGCCGCGGCTTCAATCATCGCCCGCTATTCATTTTTAATGGAGATGGATAAGCTGTCAAAAGAAGCCGGATTCCCGCTTCCGAAAGGCGCCGGACCGCTCGTCGACGAAGCGGCGGCAAAGCTGATCAGAAAAAAAGGCGAAACTGCCCTGCGGCAGTTTACAAAGCTGCATTTTGCGAATACGCAGAAGGCGAAGCGGATGGTTTAGCGGTGAAAAGTACTCCTGTTGTGCAGGGGTGCTTTTTTGTTCGGCGGGAGTAACCGAGAGGGAGTGGATACGGTGCCACTTATGAAGCTGACGCCTATATTGATAAGGAAAAGGTGCGTCTTCTGGTCATTAAAACAGCGGCCGCCCATCAGTATACAACATCAATGTACAAAAGATCAGTATCTGCATTTGGACTAAATACTCACGTCGTTTTCCTTCTCTCTATCGCATGATAAAATGGAATAGAAAAAGATCCCCTTTTTGTCGGATTTGAATATCAAAAAACCTTGAAAGGCAGTAGCCAATCAAGGTAGAAGAGATGAACACTATATTCATCACCTATAAGCATTAATCATCATCACCAAATAATAACTCATCCATTTCTTCTCGATCTTTTGCAATACCTTCATAAGTTTCGATCAAGTTCTTTACCATTTCAAGTGTTATTTCTCTGTTATTTTCATTAATTTTAATGCTGGCTCCCAATGATAGTAACTGTTCTATTATGTTTACTAATGATTTTAATTCTCCCGTGTCATAGTAATCACATTCAATAACAGGTTTTCCAGATTCAATTGCCTGCTTTAGTTCCTTAATAGGTTTGGACGATGTTTTTCTTAATAACGAAATGTACTTAGTAATATTTGAATCATTGAGTACTTCCACATCAATCAAGTTCATCATAATAACTCCCTTCTAAAATAAAAATCTTTAATATCTTTAATCGGTTTTCCCGGGAGACTATCCTCCATGCTATCACTATAAATGCTCGCTTGTTGTTACTGGATATACCACTTCTCCATTATCGCTTAAGTGAGGGAATTTAGAAGTACTATAACTGTGATGTCCTTGCATGGTTTTCCCTTCAAATTTAGGTCTCTTATTATTTAAAATATCTTGTGCCTGCTCTTTTGACCAATTTCTTGTCACCGTTAGGTATTTTTGTTTTTTCTTGTTTCCAAAAAACTTAACACTTTTGTCTCGCTTAGCAAAATAATGTAGATTTAAAGATATTCAGATCACCGTAATAAACGATTTTGAATAGGAATTAATCATCCTTGTTTAGTTCAGAATGTGATGTTCAAAAACTGCCTTTAAATAATCCCAAGAGCTGTCGCCAAAAGGATGACAGCAACCTCTCCCGTCTTATCATAGACGGAGCGATCTGCTTTAAGCTTTTGATTTTTCAAATTTCTCTTTCTGCATTTGTTATGTGTGACAGCCACTAAAAGCGCAAAATTCTTTTCACTTCTCCATGTTCAAAGACCTGTCAAACGGCAGGTTTTTTTGTCTATATATTTTGTCGAAACACTGTGATTTGCAGGAATATCGAAAGAGCAACAAAAAGAACGTATGATTTATGTCCTCTTTTCGGATGAATTGAAGGAATTTTTAGATAATTCCTAGAATTCCTGATTTGTTCAAAATAAAGGAGGGGTACAAAGTGAAAAAGCGTTCTTTATTTTTATCGTTATTACTTACCGCCGGCATCATTCCCGGGGTAACGGCGGGAGCCGCGAAAGACAGCGGACACGATCACACGCATGCGGCCGAAGGGACTTATATCGATTCATTACCTAAAGCGAAAACCTTTAAAGATTTGCATGGCAAAGTTCAGATTGAAAAAACGACGAAAACGAAAATACTTAATGAAAAAGGAAATGTCGTCGGACAGAAAACCTTCAAAAAGAATACAGGCAATGGAAAGTTTTCGACACAGGCGAACACAGGCAGCCAAAAGGTGAGCGTGTTGGCGGTGGCAGACGCGCAGTACCGGGCAAAATACAGCGACTGGCAGACGAGGATCGTCCAAATTGTTGAACAGGCGGATGTGATGTTCAACCGCGATCACAGCATTGATTTTGTCGTAGAGGCAGTTGCCCCTTGGACATCCTCCGGCAGCAACAGTTCTCAGATTCTATCAAACCTTCAGCGCAATTTTAGCGGGAAAAATTATAAATTCGTCGTCGGATTTACAGCCAACAGCCATTTTGACGCCGGCGGCATCGCTTATGTATACAGCGGCAAACCGGGTGGCAGCGCCTTCAGCGTCAACCTTGATCAGGGAACGGCTAATACGGCAAAAGCAGCCACACATGAGTTCTCCCATAACTTCGGGTTACACCATGATGCGCAAGGAAGCGGCATTCGCTGCATCATGAATTACGATTACGCATACACAGTCGATGTCTGGGATTCGTCGCATAACAGCCAGATTGAAAACAATAAAGCTTGGTACAAGTAAAAAAAGGGCGTCCTGCATGAAGCGGCAGGCGCCCTTTTTGCACTTTCAAAAACACCGGCCCCCAACAGGGACCGGCCGTTTTCGTATTTTATCCTCTCAGCACAGCCTGATGTGTTTCCTCCAGCGCTTTCAACACTGTGTCGTGAACTTTCGTCACTTCTTCTTCAGTAAGCGTCTGTTCAGGATTCAAATATTGCAGGCTGAAGGCGACGGATTTTTTGCCTTCTTCCATGTGCTCGCCTTCATAGACGTCAAAGACGTGCACTTCCTTCAACAATGCGCCGCCGGCTTTTCGAATGACATCCTCAAGCTGGCCGCTGGCGATGCCTTTGTCTACGACCAGCGCGATATCGCGGGTGACGGACGGGTATTTCGGAATGGCCGTATACGTAATCTCCGGCACATCAACCGCGAAGAGCTCATGGAGATCAAGCTCGAATACATAAGTCTCATGGAGATCAAGCTCTTTTTCAACCGATGGATGAAGCTGGCCGATGAAGCCGATTAAAGAGCCGTTGTACAGAATGTTGGCCGTTCTCCCCGGATGGAGCTCTTTTCTTTCAGACTGGACGAACTCAACGCCCTCTTTGATGCCGAGCTTGTCAAATAAGCCTTCGACTATGCCTTTTACAACAAAGAAATCGACCGGCTTTTTCTCCCCTTGCCAGAGGTTTTTGTGCCACAGACCTGTCACAGCTCCGGCGACGTGTTCTTTTTCGACCGGTTTTGTCTGTTCTTCGGCTTTTAAGAAAACCGAACCGATTTCATAAAATGCTGCTGAATCGGTTTGTCTTGCCAGGTTGTAGGATAACGAATCAAGCAGATTCGGCAGCAGGCTGTGCCTCAAGACGCTTCTTTCCTCACTCATCGGCAGTGAAAGGATCGTTTTAAACGATTTCTCCAGCGCGTATGCGGTCGCTTTTTTGTCGCTTGTCAGTGAGTAAGTGATCGCCTGAGAAAGCCCGGCTCCCTCCAGGAAGCGTCTGACTTTTCTCCGTTTTTCCTGATAAGGGGTCAATCCGCCGCTAAAGCCGGTCAGTTCAGGCAGTGATGACGGAATGTTGTCATATCCGTACAATCTTGCAACCTCTTCAATCAAATCTTCTTCGATCGTGATATCGCCTCTTCTTGAAGGGACGGTGACGATCAGCTCGCCGCCCGTTTCTTCAACGGAAAACCCGAGTCTTTGAAAAATGCGGACCATTTCCTCTTCACTGATGGACATCCCGAGAACTTTTGTGACTTTTTCAGCGGACAGGCTGATGACTCTGTCTTTCACGTCAAGGTGTTTTTCCTGAACCGTGCCCTCTAAAACTGTGCCCCCCGCATAGCGGCTAATCAGGTGTGCTGCACGTTCTGCGGCAGGGAGAACACGAGCTGGATCGATGCCTTTTTCAAAGCGGACGCTTGATTCACTGCGCAGTCCAAGATCTTTGGAAGCTTTGCGGACAGTCTGTCCGTTAAAATATGCCGCTTCCAGCAAAATCGTCACCGTATCTTCGCGGACTTCGGAATCCGCTCCCCCCATGACCCCTGCGACGGCTTGCGGAAGAGAGCCGTTTGTAATGACGAGATGGTCGGCTGATAGAGTTCTTTCTTCATCATCAAGCGTGACCATTTTTTCATTTTCCTCCGCTTTGCGGACGACGACCTCTTTTGAGCCGAAGCGGTCATAATCAAAAGCGTGCAGCGGCTGGCCGTATTCCAAGAGCACAAAGTTGGTAATGTCGACGACATTGTTGTGCGGCCTGATTCCGGCGTTGATCAGCTTCGTCTGCATCCACAGCGGGGACGGCCCGATTTTGACGTCTTTAATGATTTTCGCCGCGTATAAAGGATTGGCTTCTGGATCTTCAATTTTGACGGAAATATAGTCTGCCGCTTTTTCGGCGCCTGCTTGATAAGCCGTCTCAGGGAGCTTGACTTCGCGGCCGAGAATCGCAGCCACTTCATAAGCGACACCGAGCATATTCATGGCGTCGGCGCGGTTTGGCGTCAGTCCCAGCTCCAGCACCGCATCATCGAGCGCAAGGCTGGTGAGCGCATCCGTGCCGATCTCGGCATCGCTCGGAAATACGAAAATACCTTCCGCATATTCTTTTGGTACAAGCTTTCCTTGAATGCCGAGCTCCTCTAAAGAGCAGATCATGCCGTTTGAAGCTTCGCCGCGAAGCTTCGCTTTTTTGATTTTAAAATTGCCCGGCAAAACCGCGCCGACCATTGCGACGGCTACTTTTTGCCCTCTGTCCACATTCGGGGCTCCGCAGATGATTTGCACCGGCTCCTCCGCGCCGATATCGACAAGACATTTATTTAATTTATCGGCGTTCGGATGCTGCTCGCGTTCGAGAACATGCCCGATGACAACACCTTTGATTCCTTCCCCTTTATATTCAACGCCTTCCACTTCAATCCCGCTTCTTGTGATCTTTTCAGCGAGAATATCCGGCGTCATTCCGTCTAAATCCACGTATTCCTGCAACCATTTATATGAAACAAACATCACGCGTCCTCCTCTTTAAGCCTGTTTAAATTGAGATAAAAATCTGACATCGTTTGTATAGAAATGGCGGATATCATCAATTCCGTACTTCAGCATCGCGATCCGCTCAACACCCATTCCAAAAGCGAAACCCTGATATTGTTTGGAATCGAAACCGGCCATTTCAAGCACGTTCGGATGCACCATTCCCGCGCCGAGGATTTCAATCCAGCCGGTCTGCTTGCAGACTGAGCAGCCTTTTCCTCCGCATTTGAAGCAGGAGACATCGACTTCGACAGACGGTTCTGTGAACGGGAAAAAGCTTGGTCGAAGTCTGATTTCGCGATCTTCGCCAAACATTTTCTTCGCTACGGTTTCAAGCGTGCCCTTCAAATCGCTCATGCTGATGTCGCGATCGACGCAAAGCCCTTCAATCTGCATAAATTGGTGGGAGTGTGTCGCATCATCATTGTCGCGGCGGTATACTTTTCCCGGACAGATGATTTTGACCGGGCCTTTCCCTTCATGCTTCTCCATCGTACGCGTCTGAACAGGAGAGGTCTGTGTTCTCATCAGCGTATCTTCGGTGATGTAAAAGCTGTCCTGCATATCCCGGGCCGGGTGCTCCTTCGGAAGGTTGAGCGCTTCAAAGTTGTAGTAGTCCGTTTCCACTTCCGGTCCTTCTTCAACTGAATACCCCATGCTGATAAACAGGTCTTCAATATCCTCGATGACGATCGTTAACGGATGGCGCGCACCCGTTTTGACCGGACTTCCCGGAAGCGTGACATCAATCGTCTGTTCTTTCAGCTTTCTTGCCACTTCTTCTTCTTCAAGACGGGCATTTTTTTCAGCGATCGCGCTTGCAATCGTCTCCCTCACTTCGTTTGCCAAAGCGCCCATTTTCGGTCTTTCTTCAGCAGACAGCTTTCCCATCCCGCGAAGCACTTCTGTAATCGGTCCTTTTTTTCCGAGATATTGAACGCGGACATCGTTGACTTCCTTTAATGATCCTGCGGCTGCGACTTTTTCAACCGCTTCTTTTTCAAGCCGTTTCAGCTCTTCCTGCATCTTAATAATTCCTCCTTTTATGTAGCTCACATTGTTTCGCTGCAATAAAAAAAGCCCCTTTCTTCATGAAAGGGACGACTTGTGGCCCGTGGTACCACCCTTTTTTAAACAAAGCGAAAAAAAGCTTTGTTACTCACTTCATTGGCATAACGGATTTGAATCCGGTTCACCTTTACACACCTTTTAAGAAAGATGTGGTCCCGGTGACAACTCAAGAGGTGAAGCGTTTTGACACCGGCCATAAAAATGCTTTCAGTCTAAGGCATTTTCTCCCTTGATGGCGGAGTGGTCAAAACAGTCCTCTGTCACTGTTTTTAAACATATTAAATTCATTATAGTGAATTCCTTTTTCTTGTGCAACCGGTTATCCGCGGAGATGGTATAACAGCACCGCTGCGGCGGCTGCCACATTCAAGGACTCCGCTTTCCCGTAAATGGGAATGTAAAGATTTCTGTCCGTCTGTGCGAGCAGTTCGGGATCAACCCCAGAACCCTCATTTCCGATCAGCAGCGCAAACGAGTCTGACGGCTCTGCTTCTTTAAATGGAACGGCATGTTGCAGCGCAGTTCCATAGACGGGGATTTGTTTTTCCTTCAACTCTTTCATCAGCCCTGAAAGCTCAGCTTTGATAATCGGAATATGAAAATGTGATCCTTGCGCAGATCTGAGCGTTTTGGCGTTATAAGGATCAACCGTCCCATGGCCGACAACCACGGCATCGATTCCCGCGGCATCGGCCGTGCGGATGATCGTTCCTAAATTGCCGGGGTCTTGGATAGCATCTGCAAGGAGCAGTTTTTCATACTGAAAAGGACCGCTGTCGGGCATTCGGCAGACTGCGGCGACAGACTGGGGAGTCTCGGTTTCTGAAATGGCAAGAAACGCGTCGCGGCTGACAAGATAGCAGGCTATATCCGGATCCAGCCCGTCCGGCATATCAGCTTCATCTAAAATGATGATTTCCTTGACAGTGCCCGGTGTTTTCAGCGCTTCTTCAAGAAGATGCTCCCCTTCTATTAAGAAAGTATTGGTTTTTGTTCGTTCTTTTTTCGTGTGAAGTTTTTTCCAATCCTTCACTTTTTGGTTTTTGGCTGATTCAATATGTTTCAAATCGGTTTGGCTCCTTTTGTTTCGCGAATAGTCACATTATATCTCATGAATGGTACATAATAAACCCGATAGTGAGGCAGAATATAGAAAACCAGAAGATGAAATGGAGTGAAAAAGATGGATTTGAATTTGCGCCATGCGGTGATTGCCAATGTATCAGGAAATTCACAGGATGAGCTTGAACATACGATTGTCGATGCGATTCAAAGCGGTGAAGAGAAAATGCTTCCCGGTTTGGGCGTATTGTTCGAGGTCATTTGGCAGAACGCATCAGAAACAGACAAAACCGAAATGCTTGAAATGTTGGAGCAAGGGTTGAAGACGAAATAAACCGGACGGCCGAACAGGCCTCCGGTTTATTTTGATCAGCCGGGAATGGAAGGCTCCATCCTTAAGGAAGGATCGCGCCAAATCTCCGTCCACTTTTTAATGGCGGCCGCCATAATCACCAATCCCAAAACGAGCATCACAATCGATAAAATGCCGTTCAACACGCTGTAGCCGCCGGCTTCTGCATTGAAGTAAACGTGTCTGATCATCCAGTACCCCGCATAATTGACGGTCACATACAAATAGGCGAGCGGAATAAGACACGTCAGCATATATCTTCGTTTATCCGCGATTTTTAAAATGACGGTCGCCCCGATGATCAGTCCGACGGATGCCATTAGCTGATTGGATACGCCAAACAGCGCCCAAATGGAGCTGATGTCCCCGGAATAAAGCAAATACCCCCACATGAAGCAGGCAAGAGCGCTTGCTATTACTGACCCCGGCAGCCAATCCGTTTTTTTGAGCGGTTTGTACACTTCACCGAAAAAGTCTTGAATCAAATAGCGGGCCACCCTTGTTCCGGCATCAATCGCCGTTAAGATAAAGACCGCCTCAAACATAATCACAAATTGAAAGAAATATGAGGCCAAATGGCTGAAAAACGGGATATCTGTAAAGATATAAGCCATGCCGACGGCGAGCGTAACAGCTCCGCCCGTTCTTCCTTCCAAATCAAGCCCGATCTCCCGGCTGAGCTCCGGCAGATGGACGGTATCCATGCCAAGCGTCCGAAAAACCTCAGGTGCGCTGTTGATCGCAAAATAATCGCCTGGCTGCAATGCAGTCGCCGCGATCAACGCCATAATCCCGACGAGACATTCGACAAGCATGGCGCCAAAGCCGACAAATTTCATATCGCTCCATTTGTCGAGCATTTTCGGCGTTGTGCCGGAACCGACAAAGGCGTGAAAGCCGGAAATGGCTCCGCAGGCAATCGTAATCGAAATAAACGGCCACACTGGTCCCGGCGAAACGGGGCCTCCCCCGCCCGTAAACTCGGTGAATGCCGGAAACGGGATCGCCGGATTCACGATGAATACACCGGCTATCAAAGCAATGAATACACCGATTTTCATAAAGCTGCTCAAATAGTCGCGCGGTGCGAGCAGCAGCCAGACAGGCAGGGCCGCTGCGAAAAACGCGTAGACCGGAAGCGCGATGGAGAGCGTTTTCATATCAAGCGTCAAGGCCTCTCCCAGCGGCGTATTGGCGACTGACGGTCCGATGAACACGCCGGCCATCAGCAGAATAAACCCGACCGTTGACGCGAGCTTCAGGTTTCCTGTCTTTTTATAAAATAAACCGACACCCATGGCGATCGGTATCGTGATCGCGACCGAGAACGTCCCCCACGGATTGCGCTCAAGCGCGTGGAGGACAACCATCGACAGTCCCGCCATCGTGATCGTAATAATAAACAGCATCGCCAGGCCCGTACAAAACCCGGCGACAGGTCCGAGTTCTTCTTTAGCGACTTCTGAAAGCGATTTACCATTCCTCCGCATCGACGCGAATAAAACGACAATATCGTGGACGGCTCCCCCGATGACCGCCCCGATCAACAGCCACAACAGCCCCGGCAAATAGCCGAACTGCGCAGCCAAAATCGGCCCGACGAGCGGCCCCGCGGCCGCGATCGCTGCAAAATGATGACCGAAAGACACCCATTTGTTTGTCGGCACATAATCTTTGCCGTCTTTTTGGAGATGGGCAGGAGTCGGTTTGTCGTCATCCACCTTCAGCACTTTCACCATCATAAACGTTCCGTACAAACGGTAGGCGATCGCCAATATACAGATGGAAGCGATCACAATCGTAATGGCATTCATCCAATTCCTCCCTCCTTGTTGTCCTTTTTAACATAGCTTATATTTTTTGTAAGCGCAATCATCTTTTTTTCAAAAAAGACCTCCCCTCATTCTTCGATTTATATAACAGTTAAAAATGGATGTTTTAGATTGACGATTTAGCACGATCGTACTAAAATGAGGTCATGAATACAAAAACACAAAAAAGGCGACTGCAAATTATTGAAGATGCTATTCAAGTGCTTGTGGAAGAAGGTTATGCGAATGCCTCTATCGGCAATATCGCAAAAAAGGGGGGAATCAGCAAAGGGGTTGTAACGTATCATTTTCCAAATAAATTACAGCTTATGAAGGCTGTTGTGGAGCATTCCTATGGACTTGCAGCACCTTATATGGAAAAATTCATGGACGGTTTAGACAGTGCTCCGGCCACACTCCGCGCGTATATTGAATCAAATCTCAGATTCATGTATGAACATCGAAAATACGTGACCGCAATCATTGAAGTGGTTTCCAACTTACGAACAGAAAGCGGTGATCTGTTTTATCAGAATGAAGATGAATCAATATATGAGCCGCTGATTGAAATTTTTAAGTGGGGACAGGAAATAGAAGGGAGTTTCAGAGAGTTTTCCCCGCAAATTATGGCTAGAACCGTGCGAAGCGTCATCGATTCATTGGGACCCAAAATCGCAAATCATGATATATCAGATATAGAGTGCGCGATATCTGAAATTGCAGATACGTTCGATTATGCAACGAGAAAAACACCTAAAACTATAGGGGGGCTATCGTGATTACTGACGAATTTAAGAAAATAGACGAAAAAATTGTTGTCGTAAGGAAGCTTGAAGGTATGATCACATTATGCGTCTATGCATGCACAATCCTTGTAGTGCTTTACTTTACTTTAACATTCGGCTGGCCGAAATGGATATTGGCTGTCATCACATGTTTCGCTATAGTCTCTGTACCGTTTGAACTTTATTTTTTACCGAAGTGGAAATATGAATTTTGGCGATATCGTCTAAGTGACTTAAGCATCCAAATCCATAAAGGAATCATTTTCAAGCGAAAAATATTAGTTCCTGTGGGGAAAGTCCAGCATGTCGAAGCAAAACAAGGTCCTATTTTAAAAAAGTACAACTTATATACAGTGACGTTATCCACGGCAGCCGGCAGCCACGAAATTTTGGGATTAGCCGAAAAAACAGCCGATTCCGTACGTAAGGATATTGAAACATATGCGAGGTTAAGCGATGAACAAGTCTGAAAAATTAATAAAACATCGTCTCCATCCCATTTCGATTCTTTATTTTATGATGAAGGCAGGCAAGGAATCTTTATCATTTATTTGGTTATACCCGCTGCTCATTTTATTGATTCATAAACAGATAGGCAGCCAAATTCCCGCTTTGATCATCGGCGTCTTTCTCGTTATTTTTCTCATGATGGTATTGATCATGATTGGTGTATTAAGGTGGCGGGCATTCACCTACCAGATACGCGAGAAATCGATATATATAGAATATGGTTTGTTTATAGTCAAGAAAAGATGGGTGCAGCCGGACCGCATTCAGTCCATTGATTCTACGGTCCGTCTATATGACCATTTATTTTCTACACGAACTTTAACGATTGAACTTGCCGGAGGAGATGAATCCAGCATCACACTCAGCTGTATTTCAAGAGAAGAAGAACAGCGCATTCGAACGGTTTTAAATGCAGAGTCAAAAAGCAAGCCGATCGAGCATGGCGGAGCGTCAATGTTTCAATTGTATAAAAAAGATCTCATTTTACACAGTCTGCTTTCCCCTAAATTCGGGATTGTGCTTTCATTATTATCACTAGGATTATTGAAATATTTGGATATATCGAAAGAAACAGATCGATCCGCTTTATTTACTAACTTATCAAGCTGGTTCGGTTCTAACTGGATCATCGTCGTGATGGTTATCATCGTACTTCTCTCGTTTGCACTTTCATTGTTATTAACATTTGTAAGTGATTATCATTTCACATTAAAGAGGAACAGCAAAGGCGAACTCGAAATCGAACAAGGCCTGTTTGAGAAGAAAAAACGAACGATCGACGAAAACAGGATACAGGCCATTCTAATCATCGAGCATCCGCTTCACCGCCTCCTGGGATTTGCATCAATCAAAGCTGTTGTGATTCGTAATCGGCCAAATGAACAAAGCAGTAAAACGATCACCCTCCTTCCTTTTGTTAAAAAAGAAAAAGTCTGTTCCATTCTTGAAACGTATACCGGCTACCGGAAAGGCAACCATTTGCACATGCTCACAAAGGAAGCCAAACATTATAATATGGTTCTGCCATTTATAGCAGGTTGTGTTCTTGCCATACCGCTATGGATGTTTGTGCCCGGTTACTATCATTATCTGGCTGCGGTTCTGCCGCCTGGATTATTATGTCTGGGGACGATGGTATATCGAATGATTGGCTGGCATCAAAGCCGCTATTTTTTAACTTTGCAATATGGCTCCTTATCCCGCAAAACGGCACTTATTAAACGCGGGCGCATTCAATGGGCATCATTAGGCCAAACATCTGTACAAGAGAGAAAGAATTTGGCATCCATTAAGCTGGCCGTTGCTTCAGGAAAAGAAAATGTGAAGTTTTCTATAACCCACATCCCAATAGAGGATGCAACAATGATTTATCAACATGCCCTTAAAACAAGCTGAGGATGTTTCAAAACGTTTAGCACATGATAAAACCAAGTTGAAAAATATGAATAATAAGAATAAAATGATATTAAACTTCACCTCCTGTCTCAATAGACGGATTTAGCGGGGATCATCTGATCTCCGCCCTTTTTTGCTTTCAGCATAACGGAACGACATAAAAATGAATGGCCATGACAAGAAGAAACGC is a window encoding:
- the pheT gene encoding phenylalanine--tRNA ligase subunit beta — protein: MFVSYKWLQEYVDLDGMTPDILAEKITRSGIEVEGVEYKGEGIKGVVIGHVLEREQHPNADKLNKCLVDIGAEEPVQIICGAPNVDRGQKVAVAMVGAVLPGNFKIKKAKLRGEASNGMICSLEELGIQGKLVPKEYAEGIFVFPSDAEIGTDALTSLALDDAVLELGLTPNRADAMNMLGVAYEVAAILGREVKLPETAYQAGAEKAADYISVKIEDPEANPLYAAKIIKDVKIGPSPLWMQTKLINAGIRPHNNVVDITNFVLLEYGQPLHAFDYDRFGSKEVVVRKAEENEKMVTLDDEERTLSADHLVITNGSLPQAVAGVMGGADSEVREDTVTILLEAAYFNGQTVRKASKDLGLRSESSVRFEKGIDPARVLPAAERAAHLISRYAGGTVLEGTVQEKHLDVKDRVISLSAEKVTKVLGMSISEEEMVRIFQRLGFSVEETGGELIVTVPSRRGDITIEEDLIEEVARLYGYDNIPSSLPELTGFSGGLTPYQEKRRKVRRFLEGAGLSQAITYSLTSDKKATAYALEKSFKTILSLPMSEERSVLRHSLLPNLLDSLSYNLARQTDSAAFYEIGSVFLKAEEQTKPVEKEHVAGAVTGLWHKNLWQGEKKPVDFFVVKGIVEGLFDKLGIKEGVEFVQSERKELHPGRTANILYNGSLIGFIGQLHPSVEKELDLHETYVFELDLHELFAVDVPEITYTAIPKYPSVTRDIALVVDKGIASGQLEDVIRKAGGALLKEVHVFDVYEGEHMEEGKKSVAFSLQYLNPEQTLTEEEVTKVHDTVLKALEETHQAVLRG
- the pheS gene encoding phenylalanine--tRNA ligase subunit alpha, translating into MQEELKRLEKEAVEKVAAAGSLKEVNDVRVQYLGKKGPITEVLRGMGKLSAEERPKMGALANEVRETIASAIAEKNARLEEEEVARKLKEQTIDVTLPGSPVKTGARHPLTIVIEDIEDLFISMGYSVEEGPEVETDYYNFEALNLPKEHPARDMQDSFYITEDTLMRTQTSPVQTRTMEKHEGKGPVKIICPGKVYRRDNDDATHSHQFMQIEGLCVDRDISMSDLKGTLETVAKKMFGEDREIRLRPSFFPFTEPSVEVDVSCFKCGGKGCSVCKQTGWIEILGAGMVHPNVLEMAGFDSKQYQGFAFGMGVERIAMLKYGIDDIRHFYTNDVRFLSQFKQA
- a CDS encoding TetR/AcrR family transcriptional regulator → MNTKTQKRRLQIIEDAIQVLVEEGYANASIGNIAKKGGISKGVVTYHFPNKLQLMKAVVEHSYGLAAPYMEKFMDGLDSAPATLRAYIESNLRFMYEHRKYVTAIIEVVSNLRTESGDLFYQNEDESIYEPLIEIFKWGQEIEGSFREFSPQIMARTVRSVIDSLGPKIANHDISDIECAISEIADTFDYATRKTPKTIGGLS
- a CDS encoding zinc-dependent metalloprotease → MKKRSLFLSLLLTAGIIPGVTAGAAKDSGHDHTHAAEGTYIDSLPKAKTFKDLHGKVQIEKTTKTKILNEKGNVVGQKTFKKNTGNGKFSTQANTGSQKVSVLAVADAQYRAKYSDWQTRIVQIVEQADVMFNRDHSIDFVVEAVAPWTSSGSNSSQILSNLQRNFSGKNYKFVVGFTANSHFDAGGIAYVYSGKPGGSAFSVNLDQGTANTAKAATHEFSHNFGLHHDAQGSGIRCIMNYDYAYTVDVWDSSHNSQIENNKAWYK
- the rnhC gene encoding ribonuclease HIII; the encoded protein is MSHSVLKVPYPVIERMQDHYRSDLTSQSVQGAVFQAKPQGCTITAYRSGKVLFQGKNAEKEAERWAAAADAPAEKKPASKKSAPSVYQPPEGIGSMSVIGSDEVGTGDYFGPMTVACVYADKAKLPLLKELGVKDSKHLKDPQIIQIARDLIKTVPYSLLVLRNEKYNEMQQKGMSQGKMKALLHNQAITNLLKKMDGIRPEAILIDQFAEPAVYFKHLAGKTAIKERTYFSTKAEGIHLSVAAASIIARYSFLMEMDKLSKEAGFPLPKGAGPLVDEAAAKLIRKKGETALRQFTKLHFANTQKAKRMV
- the cstA gene encoding carbon starvation protein CstA — its product is MNAITIVIASICILAIAYRLYGTFMMVKVLKVDDDKPTPAHLQKDGKDYVPTNKWVSFGHHFAAIAAAGPLVGPILAAQFGYLPGLLWLLIGAVIGGAVHDIVVLFASMRRNGKSLSEVAKEELGPVAGFCTGLAMLFIITITMAGLSMVVLHALERNPWGTFSVAITIPIAMGVGLFYKKTGNLKLASTVGFILLMAGVFIGPSVANTPLGEALTLDMKTLSIALPVYAFFAAALPVWLLLAPRDYLSSFMKIGVFIALIAGVFIVNPAIPFPAFTEFTGGGGPVSPGPVWPFISITIACGAISGFHAFVGSGTTPKMLDKWSDMKFVGFGAMLVECLVGIMALIAATALQPGDYFAINSAPEVFRTLGMDTVHLPELSREIGLDLEGRTGGAVTLAVGMAYIFTDIPFFSHLASYFFQFVIMFEAVFILTAIDAGTRVARYLIQDFFGEVYKPLKKTDWLPGSVIASALACFMWGYLLYSGDISSIWALFGVSNQLMASVGLIIGATVILKIADKRRYMLTCLIPLAYLYVTVNYAGYWMIRHVYFNAEAGGYSVLNGILSIVMLVLGLVIMAAAIKKWTEIWRDPSLRMEPSIPG
- a CDS encoding RNA methyltransferase, giving the protein MKHIESAKNQKVKDWKKLHTKKERTKTNTFLIEGEHLLEEALKTPGTVKEIIILDEADMPDGLDPDIACYLVSRDAFLAISETETPQSVAAVCRMPDSGPFQYEKLLLADAIQDPGNLGTIIRTADAAGIDAVVVGHGTVDPYNAKTLRSAQGSHFHIPIIKAELSGLMKELKEKQIPVYGTALQHAVPFKEAEPSDSFALLIGNEGSGVDPELLAQTDRNLYIPIYGKAESLNVAAAAAVLLYHLRG
- the sspI gene encoding small acid-soluble spore protein SspI, giving the protein MDLNLRHAVIANVSGNSQDELEHTIVDAIQSGEEKMLPGLGVLFEVIWQNASETDKTEMLEMLEQGLKTK